The Corynebacterium camporealensis genome contains a region encoding:
- a CDS encoding penicillin-binding transpeptidase domain-containing protein: protein MKKLVAVLCTLPLTLSTAVACTPKPVSAEPVVEDFIEAMETQDTDAFGELVDDAADATRIYDATYAGLQAEGVDFELQDVQQDDSLATAHYTVSWDLPRERELTYDASMTLSQLGGEEWTVRWQPSLLHPDLGAHQHLELRAIEAKKASVVSSDGVELMSPGLQYRLVVDTDNMGDPRATAGEITAALNSARSQDDSLPDIDRGELADSLEKAEGSYSVTMLNEQQAKPLKNTLNGLQNVRLNEEPALITRDKGLAPDILSRVRSLVFDDIDGASGWSVSVVNQNGAALSDVERSEPSAAPAIRVGLDYDVQRAAQEAVNQRADSEAMLVAIRPSTGEILAVAQTEEADKNGDVALQGQYPPGSVFKIITAAAGVDRQGLNGDSIVPCPGTMDIYGRTVTNYNGFSLGSVPLNQAFAQSCNTTFADMSVNLDQGELKDIGKHFGLGLDYEIPGLSTITGQIPEGETPLEKTEAGYGQGLDLASPFGMALVSATVANGKTPVPQLVSTEETEVSEDVEPLPPHVLDNLRGMMRQVVTSGTAAGMQAGGEIYGKTGEAEINEGSHAWFTGFRDDDIAFATLVVLGGGSEVSVAITDSFFQKLDEHRAEPSPEDGAAPLAEE from the coding sequence ATGAAGAAACTGGTTGCTGTGCTGTGCACTCTTCCTTTAACGCTGTCTACAGCAGTTGCCTGCACGCCCAAACCAGTTTCCGCCGAGCCGGTCGTCGAGGACTTCATCGAAGCAATGGAGACCCAAGACACCGATGCGTTTGGCGAGCTTGTCGATGACGCTGCCGATGCCACGCGCATCTATGACGCAACCTATGCGGGCCTGCAGGCCGAAGGCGTCGACTTCGAACTCCAGGACGTCCAACAGGATGATTCACTGGCCACGGCACACTACACCGTCTCCTGGGACTTACCACGCGAGCGTGAGCTGACCTATGACGCATCCATGACGCTCAGTCAGCTCGGCGGGGAAGAGTGGACCGTGCGCTGGCAGCCAAGCTTGCTGCACCCAGACCTTGGCGCACACCAGCACCTGGAGCTGCGCGCTATTGAGGCTAAGAAGGCTAGCGTGGTTTCCTCCGATGGTGTGGAGCTGATGTCGCCAGGGCTGCAGTACCGCTTGGTGGTCGATACCGACAACATGGGCGACCCGCGTGCTACGGCAGGGGAGATTACCGCTGCGCTGAACTCCGCACGCAGCCAGGACGACTCCTTGCCGGATATCGACCGCGGCGAGCTTGCCGATTCCCTCGAGAAGGCCGAGGGCAGCTACTCGGTCACCATGCTGAATGAGCAGCAAGCCAAGCCATTAAAGAACACCCTCAACGGTCTGCAGAACGTTCGCCTGAATGAAGAACCAGCGTTGATCACCCGCGACAAGGGCCTGGCACCGGATATCTTGTCGCGCGTGCGCTCCCTGGTCTTCGATGACATCGATGGCGCCTCTGGCTGGTCGGTCTCCGTGGTCAACCAAAATGGCGCGGCACTGTCTGACGTAGAGCGCAGCGAGCCATCCGCCGCACCAGCCATCCGCGTCGGCCTGGACTACGACGTGCAGCGCGCCGCACAAGAGGCAGTCAACCAGCGCGCTGACTCCGAAGCCATGCTGGTGGCGATTCGCCCGTCGACCGGGGAAATCCTCGCCGTTGCACAAACCGAGGAAGCCGACAAGAACGGCGATGTGGCCCTACAAGGCCAGTATCCGCCGGGCTCGGTATTTAAGATCATTACTGCTGCTGCTGGTGTGGATAGGCAAGGGCTCAATGGTGATTCCATCGTGCCATGCCCGGGCACCATGGATATCTATGGCCGCACCGTGACTAACTACAACGGTTTTTCACTGGGCTCAGTGCCGTTGAATCAGGCTTTTGCTCAATCCTGTAACACCACCTTTGCGGACATGTCGGTGAATTTGGACCAGGGTGAGCTCAAGGACATCGGAAAGCATTTTGGCTTAGGACTCGACTACGAAATCCCGGGCTTATCCACGATTACTGGCCAGATTCCAGAAGGCGAAACCCCACTGGAAAAGACCGAAGCCGGCTACGGTCAGGGCCTGGACCTGGCGAGCCCGTTTGGCATGGCGCTGGTGTCTGCCACCGTGGCCAACGGCAAGACTCCAGTGCCGCAGCTGGTCTCGACGGAAGAAACCGAAGTCTCAGAAGACGTCGAACCACTGCCACCACACGTACTCGACAACCTCCGCGGCATGATGCGCCAGGTGGTCACCTCCGGTACCGCTGCGGGCATGCAGGCCGGTGGTGAAATCTACGGCAAGACCGGTGAGGCCGAAATTAACGAAGGCTCGCACGCCTGGTTTACTGGCTTCCGCGACGATGACATTGCCTTTGCCACCCTGGTGGTCCTGGGTGGTGGCTCGGAAGTTTCGGTCGCCATTACCGATAGCTTCTTCCAAAAGCTCGATGAACACCGCGCTGAACCATCACCGGAAGACGGTGCTGCGCCCCTAGCAGAGGAATAA
- a CDS encoding LapA family protein gives MTEPNNTARNNSNELPDFEPTETTAPEPAPETAPEPTRTPDDAPDYTTPTTFPESNNKGTQDKGRTLAASTWAGLIIGFLLLILLIVFIMQNQQQVPINFLGWSGTFPAGIAYLICTIFGALIMALVGGWRMFELRRQARKK, from the coding sequence ATGACTGAGCCCAATAATACAGCCCGCAACAATTCCAACGAGCTGCCTGACTTCGAGCCCACGGAGACCACCGCTCCGGAACCAGCGCCAGAGACTGCACCGGAGCCTACCCGCACGCCTGACGATGCCCCGGACTACACCACCCCGACTACCTTCCCGGAGTCCAACAACAAGGGCACCCAGGACAAAGGCCGCACCCTGGCAGCCAGCACCTGGGCCGGGCTGATTATTGGCTTCCTGCTGCTTATCTTGCTCATTGTGTTCATCATGCAGAACCAGCAGCAGGTTCCGATTAATTTCCTCGGCTGGTCCGGCACCTTCCCCGCCGGTATCGCTTACCTGATCTGCACCATCTTCGGCGCGCTCATCATGGCGCTGGTCGGTGGCTGGCGCATGTTTGAGCTGCGCCGCCAAGCGCGTAAAAAATAG
- the rlmN gene encoding 23S rRNA (adenine(2503)-C(2))-methyltransferase RlmN — MAEPIKLNFSAPRRGLPPKHFADLSVDERIDKLAEIGLPKFRAKQLAKHYYEHYTADVEKMTDIPAGKREAVQEALFPTLMQPLRHTSTDDGETTKSLWRLHDGTLLESVLMRYPGRATLCISSQAGCGMACPFCATGQGGLDRNLSTAEIVEQFRNAAAEMEAEGSRLTNVVFMGMGEPLANYKRVVQAVRQIVGQDGEGFGLSQRNVTISTVGLAPAIRKLADEDLSCTLAVSLHTPDDELRDNLVPVNNRWPVEEVLDAARYYADSSGRRVSIEYALIRDKNDQDFRADMLGRKLHAALGSKVHVNVIPLNPTPGSEWDAAPKDRQDEFVRRVQAQGVPCTVRDTKGDEIAAACGQLAADELEGQSA; from the coding sequence ATGGCTGAACCAATTAAACTGAATTTCTCTGCACCGCGCCGCGGACTCCCGCCGAAGCATTTTGCGGATTTGTCTGTAGATGAGCGCATCGACAAGCTGGCTGAGATTGGCCTGCCGAAGTTTCGGGCCAAGCAGCTAGCCAAGCACTACTACGAGCACTACACCGCGGATGTCGAGAAGATGACTGACATCCCGGCGGGCAAGCGGGAGGCAGTGCAAGAAGCACTCTTCCCAACGTTGATGCAGCCGCTGCGTCACACCTCCACTGATGATGGGGAGACCACCAAGTCTCTGTGGCGCCTGCACGATGGCACCCTGCTCGAATCGGTGCTCATGCGCTACCCGGGACGAGCAACGCTGTGTATTTCTTCCCAGGCCGGCTGCGGTATGGCCTGTCCTTTTTGCGCTACTGGCCAGGGTGGACTGGACCGCAACCTGTCGACGGCGGAAATCGTCGAGCAATTCCGCAACGCCGCCGCGGAGATGGAAGCTGAAGGCTCCCGTCTGACCAATGTGGTGTTTATGGGCATGGGCGAGCCGCTGGCCAACTACAAGCGCGTGGTCCAGGCCGTGCGCCAGATTGTCGGCCAGGACGGCGAAGGCTTTGGCCTGTCCCAGCGCAACGTGACCATCTCCACGGTTGGTTTGGCACCAGCTATCCGCAAGCTTGCCGATGAAGACCTCTCCTGCACCCTCGCCGTCTCCCTGCACACCCCAGATGATGAGCTGCGCGATAACCTCGTGCCGGTCAACAACCGATGGCCGGTGGAAGAGGTCCTCGATGCTGCGCGCTACTACGCCGATTCTTCTGGTCGCCGCGTCTCCATTGAGTACGCGCTGATTCGCGATAAGAACGACCAGGACTTCCGCGCGGACATGCTCGGTAGGAAGCTGCACGCGGCACTGGGCTCGAAGGTGCACGTCAACGTTATTCCGCTGAACCCGACCCCGGGTTCGGAGTGGGATGCGGCACCGAAGGATCGCCAAGACGAGTTCGTTCGTCGCGTGCAGGCCCAGGGCGTGCCGTGTACGGTGCGCGATACCAAGGGCGATGAGATTGCCGCGGCCTGTGGCCAGCTGGCTGCTGATGAGCTGGAAGGCCAGTCCGCGTAA
- a CDS encoding DUF2631 domain-containing protein → MSAHKSEPQVYNGVSTDDVPSAAFGWSALSRGGIQVAGWVSVFILLAYNFGNHNGHVETIWLIALAVVLALGLLIHGFQPKLSQVRTVTSHNQPEGHVEPDWIYLQKTSTGAYAELNDAELRALNIEPSRVAHLRGEGAAQPVSESPRHAL, encoded by the coding sequence GTGTCTGCCCACAAGTCGGAACCGCAGGTGTACAACGGAGTATCCACCGACGACGTCCCATCCGCAGCTTTTGGTTGGTCCGCACTGAGCCGTGGCGGCATCCAGGTTGCTGGCTGGGTAAGCGTTTTCATCCTGCTGGCCTACAACTTTGGTAACCACAATGGCCATGTGGAGACCATCTGGCTGATCGCCCTGGCAGTGGTCCTGGCCCTGGGCCTGCTGATCCACGGTTTCCAGCCGAAGCTGAGCCAGGTTCGCACCGTGACCTCCCACAACCAGCCGGAAGGCCACGTGGAGCCGGACTGGATCTACCTGCAGAAGACTTCCACTGGTGCTTACGCCGAGCTTAACGATGCTGAGCTGCGCGCCCTGAACATCGAACCTTCCCGCGTTGCTCACCTGCGCGGCGAGGGTGCTGCTCAGCCGGTTTCTGAGTCTCCGCGCCACGCTCTCTAA
- a CDS encoding ABC transporter ATP-binding protein, producing MNAQQPQNVTSDSRTQAMAVRGLSKRFGSQMAVQDLHLDVPKGAIFGIVGPNGAGKTTMLTMACGLQRPDAGVAFVGGHNVWEDPIPAKRAMGLLMDGAPVFDRLTGAEYLYYLGALRKLDPVEVEQRTRELLDALDLNQVPDKRISDYSAGMTKKILLAGALLHDPDVLVLDEPLEAVDPVSGELIQQLLRTFARRGGTVILSSHVMQLVEGLCDHVALITEGHAVRAGHVDEVRQGRSLTDVFIETVGGGDLQEGSFGWLGAKRGAEDPRIAGEQEGEEHRG from the coding sequence ATGAATGCACAGCAGCCACAGAATGTCACCAGCGATTCGCGTACTCAAGCCATGGCGGTGCGCGGATTGTCGAAAAGGTTTGGCTCCCAGATGGCCGTTCAGGATTTACACCTGGACGTGCCCAAGGGAGCCATTTTTGGCATTGTGGGCCCGAATGGTGCAGGTAAGACCACGATGCTGACCATGGCTTGTGGTCTGCAGCGCCCTGATGCGGGCGTGGCCTTTGTCGGCGGGCACAACGTGTGGGAAGACCCTATCCCCGCCAAACGCGCGATGGGGCTGCTCATGGATGGCGCGCCAGTCTTCGACCGCCTGACTGGTGCGGAATACCTCTACTACTTAGGTGCGCTGCGCAAACTGGATCCAGTCGAGGTAGAGCAGCGCACACGTGAGCTTCTCGATGCACTTGACCTCAACCAAGTCCCCGACAAGCGGATTAGCGACTACTCCGCCGGCATGACCAAAAAGATTTTGCTGGCCGGTGCGCTGCTGCACGACCCGGACGTGCTGGTACTGGATGAGCCCTTGGAGGCCGTTGACCCAGTCAGCGGTGAGCTGATTCAGCAACTGCTGCGCACCTTCGCCAGGCGCGGCGGCACGGTGATCTTGTCTTCCCACGTCATGCAGCTCGTCGAGGGCCTGTGCGACCACGTCGCACTCATTACCGAAGGCCACGCCGTGCGTGCCGGCCACGTCGACGAGGTACGCCAGGGCCGCAGCCTTACCGACGTCTTTATTGAGACCGTCGGCGGGGGCGACTTACAAGAAGGCTCCTTCGGCTGGCTAGGCGCGAAGCGCGGTGCAGAAGACCCGCGCATCGCCGGGGAACAGGAAGGGGAGGAGCACCGTGGCTAA
- the frr gene encoding ribosome recycling factor, giving the protein MIDEIQLDAEEHMTASVEHTREQLVTIRTGRANPSMFNGLVAEYYGVPTPITQMATVSVPEPRMLLIKPYEQSMIHEIENAIRNSDLGVNPTNDGQVLRVTVPQLTEERRKEMVKLAKSKGEDGKIAIRNIRRKAMEQLKKLQKDGDAGEDEVIAAEKEMEKITSGYIDQVDELVENKENELMEV; this is encoded by the coding sequence ATGATCGACGAGATTCAGCTCGACGCCGAAGAGCACATGACCGCTTCCGTAGAGCACACCCGCGAGCAGCTGGTCACCATCCGCACCGGCCGCGCCAACCCTTCGATGTTCAACGGCTTGGTTGCTGAATACTACGGTGTTCCGACTCCGATTACTCAGATGGCTACCGTCTCGGTTCCGGAACCGCGCATGCTGCTGATTAAGCCTTATGAGCAGTCCATGATCCACGAGATCGAAAATGCTATCCGTAACTCGGACCTGGGCGTTAACCCGACTAACGATGGTCAGGTGCTGCGCGTGACCGTGCCGCAGCTGACCGAGGAACGTCGTAAGGAAATGGTCAAGCTGGCCAAGTCCAAGGGCGAGGACGGAAAGATTGCTATCCGCAACATCCGCCGCAAGGCCATGGAGCAGCTGAAGAAGCTGCAAAAAGATGGCGACGCCGGTGAGGACGAGGTCATCGCAGCCGAGAAGGAAATGGAAAAGATTACCTCCGGCTACATCGACCAGGTTGATGAACTGGTCGAAAACAAAGAAAACGAATTGATGGAGGTTTAA
- the ispG gene encoding flavodoxin-dependent (E)-4-hydroxy-3-methylbut-2-enyl-diphosphate synthase — protein sequence MSTIGLGIPDGPPPTLAPRRKTRQLFVGPVGVGSDHPISVQSMTTTKTHDVNATLQQIAQLTASGCDIVRVACPKPIDAEALPAIAKKSPIPVIADIHFQPKYIFQAIDAGCAAVRVNPGNIKEFDGRVKEVAKAAGDAGIPIRIGVNGGSLDKRLLEKYGKATPEALVESAIWEAGLFEEHGYGDIAISVKHSDPVLMVEAYRQLAEKTDYPLHLGVTEAGPKFMGTIKSSVAFGALLAEGIGDTIRVSLSADPVEEVKVGDQILQAMNLRPRKLEIVSCPSCGRAQVDVYKLAEEVTAGLEGMEFPLRVAVMGCVVNGPGEARDADLGVASGNGKGQIFVKGEVIKTVPESKIVETLIEEATRIADEQGLEAVEGAKAEVRVTQ from the coding sequence ATGTCGACTATTGGTCTTGGAATTCCAGATGGCCCACCACCCACGTTGGCGCCGCGCCGGAAGACGCGACAGCTCTTCGTCGGACCAGTAGGTGTGGGCTCGGATCATCCGATCTCTGTGCAGTCGATGACCACGACCAAAACCCACGATGTGAATGCCACGCTGCAGCAGATTGCCCAGCTGACCGCTAGTGGCTGCGACATCGTGCGCGTGGCCTGCCCGAAGCCTATCGATGCTGAGGCACTCCCGGCGATTGCGAAGAAGTCGCCGATTCCGGTTATTGCGGATATTCACTTCCAGCCGAAGTACATCTTCCAGGCGATTGATGCTGGTTGCGCTGCGGTTCGTGTGAATCCGGGCAACATCAAGGAGTTCGACGGCCGCGTCAAGGAAGTGGCGAAGGCTGCCGGCGATGCGGGCATCCCGATCCGTATTGGTGTCAACGGCGGTTCGCTGGATAAGCGCCTGCTGGAAAAGTACGGCAAGGCTACCCCGGAAGCACTGGTGGAGTCCGCTATCTGGGAAGCAGGTCTGTTCGAGGAGCATGGCTATGGCGACATTGCTATCTCCGTGAAGCACTCTGACCCGGTCCTCATGGTCGAGGCTTACCGCCAGCTGGCTGAAAAGACTGACTACCCGTTGCACCTCGGTGTGACTGAGGCGGGCCCGAAGTTCATGGGCACCATCAAGTCTTCCGTTGCTTTCGGCGCACTGCTGGCAGAGGGCATTGGCGATACCATTCGCGTGTCCCTGTCTGCTGACCCGGTCGAAGAGGTCAAGGTCGGCGACCAGATTCTGCAGGCGATGAACCTGCGCCCACGCAAGCTGGAGATCGTCTCCTGCCCGTCCTGTGGCCGTGCACAGGTGGACGTCTACAAGCTGGCCGAAGAGGTCACCGCTGGCCTGGAGGGCATGGAGTTCCCACTGCGTGTGGCCGTCATGGGCTGCGTTGTCAACGGCCCGGGCGAGGCTCGCGATGCCGACCTCGGTGTGGCATCCGGTAACGGTAAGGGCCAGATCTTCGTCAAGGGTGAGGTCATCAAGACCGTGCCTGAGTCCAAGATTGTGGAAACGCTGATTGAGGAAGCAACCCGCATCGCCGACGAACAAGGCCTCGAGGCCGTCGAAGGTGCTAAGGCGGAAGTTCGCGTGACTCAGTAG
- a CDS encoding phosphatidate cytidylyltransferase, translated as MSEPSSRLRSSHRLPRPKNSAGRNLPAAIGVGVGLGAIVVLAIWIGVPAWYLVVATAIGVGMWEVLTRLREHSYYVPRTLLIILGQAMVWVSWPFGAPGLVAVYVTAVLVLMFGRLFHNGRHRPPINYLRDMSVGIFVLTWVPLFGSFAAMLSLTTTPFASGTASIITFMLCVVASDVGGYVFGVMFGSHPMAPAVSPKKSWEGFGGSILFGVVTGALSVKLLLHHDAWVGALMGLIFVFCATLGDLVESQFKRELGIKDMSNILPGHGGLMDRLDGMLPSAMVTWVAFSFLGTFG; from the coding sequence GTGAGCGAACCTAGCAGTCGATTGCGCAGCAGCCATCGTTTGCCACGGCCGAAAAACTCTGCCGGTCGTAACTTGCCTGCTGCCATCGGCGTCGGCGTGGGGCTGGGTGCCATCGTCGTTCTGGCGATCTGGATTGGTGTGCCGGCGTGGTACCTCGTGGTTGCCACCGCCATTGGCGTGGGCATGTGGGAAGTGCTCACCCGCCTGCGCGAGCACTCCTACTACGTCCCGCGCACGCTGCTGATTATTCTCGGCCAAGCGATGGTCTGGGTGTCTTGGCCTTTCGGCGCACCCGGCCTGGTCGCGGTCTATGTCACCGCAGTGCTGGTGTTAATGTTCGGCCGGTTATTCCACAACGGCCGCCACCGCCCACCGATTAACTATCTGCGCGATATGTCGGTTGGCATCTTCGTGCTGACCTGGGTGCCACTGTTCGGTTCTTTTGCCGCGATGTTGTCGCTGACGACGACTCCTTTTGCCTCCGGCACCGCATCGATCATTACGTTTATGCTGTGCGTGGTTGCTTCCGATGTCGGCGGCTACGTCTTCGGCGTCATGTTCGGCTCGCACCCCATGGCACCAGCTGTCAGCCCCAAGAAGTCCTGGGAAGGCTTCGGCGGCTCTATCCTCTTTGGCGTTGTCACCGGTGCACTGTCGGTGAAGCTGCTACTGCATCACGATGCTTGGGTTGGCGCACTCATGGGCTTAATCTTCGTCTTCTGTGCCACCCTCGGCGACCTGGTGGAATCCCAGTTCAAGCGCGAGCTCGGCATTAAAGACATGTCGAACATCCTGCCTGGCCACGGCGGCCTCATGGATCGCCTCGATGGCATGCTGCCCTCGGCGATGGTCACCTGGGTGGCGTTTAGCTTCCTCGGCACGTTCGGCTAA
- the dxr gene encoding 1-deoxy-D-xylulose-5-phosphate reductoisomerase, translated as MNIKRVLILGSTGSIGTQALEVIADNPDKFAVVGIAAGGSDPQAIVKQARELNLSFDHVAVADPTAAKEVSEALGGTVRSGKQAAAELTKDVECDTVLNALVGSLGLQSTLAALEGGRTLALANKESLVAGGAIVMDKAQPGQLVPVDSEHSAMAQCLWGGTREELDKLVLTASGGPFRGQTREQMWDVTPEQAAQHPTWSMGQMNTLNSATLINKGLELIEASLLFDLSPERIDVTVHPQSVIHSMATFVDGCTIAQASPPSMKLPISLALDWPHRVPKAQPALDFRQAHTWEFEPLDDKAFPAVQLARDAAAAGGSAGAVYNAANEEAAVAFLAGRIHFPEIVDVVGQVLGASSQFAGVPSTVDDVLAVESEARRRANALVDTLAN; from the coding sequence GTGAATATCAAGCGTGTACTTATTCTCGGTTCAACCGGTTCGATTGGCACTCAGGCCCTGGAGGTCATCGCTGACAACCCGGACAAGTTTGCAGTGGTAGGCATTGCGGCTGGTGGGTCGGATCCGCAGGCCATCGTGAAACAAGCGCGTGAGCTCAACCTTTCGTTTGACCACGTTGCCGTGGCCGATCCCACAGCGGCCAAGGAAGTATCTGAGGCCTTAGGTGGCACGGTGCGCAGCGGAAAGCAGGCCGCAGCGGAGCTGACCAAGGACGTCGAGTGCGACACGGTGCTTAACGCCTTGGTGGGTTCGTTGGGTCTGCAGTCGACGCTGGCAGCACTGGAGGGTGGACGCACCCTGGCGCTGGCCAATAAGGAGTCCCTGGTTGCCGGTGGTGCCATCGTGATGGATAAGGCACAACCTGGCCAGCTGGTGCCGGTGGATTCGGAGCACTCGGCGATGGCGCAGTGCCTGTGGGGTGGCACGCGCGAGGAACTGGACAAGCTGGTGCTGACTGCCTCGGGTGGTCCTTTCCGCGGGCAGACGCGTGAGCAGATGTGGGATGTCACCCCGGAGCAGGCAGCGCAGCATCCGACGTGGTCGATGGGGCAGATGAACACCCTGAATTCCGCGACGCTGATTAATAAGGGCTTGGAGCTGATCGAGGCCAGCTTGCTCTTTGACCTGTCGCCGGAGCGTATCGATGTCACCGTGCACCCGCAGTCGGTCATTCACTCCATGGCCACGTTTGTCGATGGCTGCACTATTGCGCAAGCCTCGCCGCCGTCGATGAAGCTGCCGATTTCCCTGGCGCTGGATTGGCCGCATCGCGTGCCGAAGGCGCAGCCGGCGCTGGACTTTAGACAAGCACACACCTGGGAGTTTGAGCCGCTGGATGATAAGGCCTTCCCGGCAGTGCAGCTGGCACGCGACGCTGCAGCAGCAGGGGGTAGTGCGGGTGCGGTCTACAACGCCGCGAATGAGGAGGCTGCCGTGGCCTTTTTGGCAGGTCGTATCCACTTCCCAGAAATCGTCGATGTGGTTGGCCAAGTACTGGGTGCTTCCTCCCAGTTTGCTGGTGTACCCTCAACCGTCGACGATGTTCTCGCAGTAGAAAGCGAGGCACGCCGCCGCGCGAACGCGCTGGTGGATACCCTGGCAAACTAG
- the map gene encoding type I methionyl aminopeptidase produces the protein MSNRGKLQPGKPTPIRKVPNSIPRPEYAWKDSVKEAQGEPFVQTPEVIEAMRESSRIAANALQAAGAAVEPGKTTDEIDAIAHEYMLDHGAYPSTLGYMGYPKSCCISLNEIICHGIPDTTVIEDGDIVNIDVTAYKNGVHGDTNATFLAGNVSEEHRLLVERTKEATMRGIKAAKPGREINVIGRVIESYANRFGYNVVRDFTGHGVGPTFHNGLVVLHYDSTTYRNVLEPGMTLTIEPMINLGSLDYEIWDDDWTVQNTDGKFTAQFEHTIVITNDGNEILTLPDEQ, from the coding sequence ATGAGCAATCGAGGAAAACTTCAACCAGGTAAGCCAACTCCGATCCGCAAGGTTCCTAACTCCATCCCGCGCCCGGAATACGCGTGGAAGGACAGCGTGAAGGAAGCTCAAGGCGAGCCCTTCGTGCAGACCCCTGAAGTTATTGAGGCCATGCGTGAGTCCTCCCGCATCGCAGCCAACGCCCTGCAGGCCGCCGGTGCCGCTGTGGAGCCCGGCAAGACCACCGATGAGATCGACGCCATTGCACACGAGTACATGCTCGACCACGGCGCTTACCCATCCACCCTGGGCTACATGGGGTATCCAAAGTCCTGCTGTATCTCGCTGAACGAGATTATCTGCCACGGCATCCCGGATACCACCGTCATTGAGGACGGAGACATCGTCAACATTGACGTTACCGCCTACAAAAACGGCGTCCACGGTGATACGAATGCCACCTTCTTAGCCGGCAACGTCTCCGAAGAACACCGCCTGCTGGTGGAGCGCACCAAGGAAGCAACTATGCGCGGCATCAAGGCCGCCAAGCCCGGCCGCGAAATCAACGTCATCGGCCGCGTGATTGAGTCTTATGCCAACCGCTTTGGCTACAACGTCGTCCGCGACTTCACCGGCCATGGTGTTGGTCCCACCTTCCACAACGGCTTGGTCGTCCTGCACTACGATTCCACGACCTACCGCAACGTTCTGGAACCTGGCATGACTCTCACCATCGAGCCGATGATCAACCTCGGCTCCCTCGATTACGAAATCTGGGACGACGACTGGACCGTCCAAAACACCGACGGCAAGTTCACCGCCCAGTTCGAGCACACCATCGTCATCACCAACGACGG
- a CDS encoding M50 family metallopeptidase has product MANLLGIILFALGIGITVALHEAGHMVAARSFGMRVRRYYIGFGPRVASFQRGHTEYGLAALPVGGFCDIAGMTPQDEFVTEEERPHVMYEKPWWQRIIVLAAGVAVNLLLGFIILLLVAMSSGLPDPNADVRPRVGEVTCSADQRPDQTLESCVGEGPAGAAGVEVGDIILSLDNEPIEDFTQLRDEVIARPGETVELGVERDGQQREFTVHLDTVKRLNPQGELVDAGSIGLTNQVLDIVEKHDFVSAFPATWEYSWFMLDATVQGIKEFPSKIPGVVASIFGQERDVNGPMSVVGASRVGGELVERNLWATFFMMLATLNFFLALFNLIPLPPFDGGHIAVIIYEKIRDFIRRLMGKKPAGPADYTRLIPITYAIAALLLTLGVVIIIADVVNPIRLFG; this is encoded by the coding sequence ATGGCAAACCTCCTGGGCATTATCCTTTTTGCCTTGGGGATCGGCATTACCGTGGCCCTGCACGAAGCAGGGCACATGGTGGCAGCTCGTTCCTTTGGCATGCGCGTGCGCCGCTACTACATTGGCTTCGGCCCACGTGTGGCGTCTTTTCAGCGCGGGCATACCGAATACGGCCTTGCCGCTTTGCCGGTCGGTGGCTTTTGTGACATCGCGGGCATGACCCCACAAGATGAGTTCGTCACAGAAGAAGAACGCCCCCATGTGATGTATGAAAAGCCCTGGTGGCAGCGCATTATCGTGCTGGCCGCCGGTGTGGCAGTCAACCTGCTGCTGGGCTTTATTATCTTGCTGCTCGTCGCAATGAGCTCTGGTTTGCCCGACCCGAATGCGGATGTGCGCCCGCGCGTAGGCGAGGTGACCTGTTCGGCGGACCAGCGCCCGGACCAGACCCTGGAATCCTGCGTCGGTGAAGGCCCGGCAGGAGCTGCCGGTGTTGAAGTCGGCGACATTATTCTCTCGCTGGACAACGAGCCGATTGAGGACTTCACCCAGCTACGAGATGAGGTCATCGCCCGCCCGGGTGAAACCGTCGAGCTCGGCGTGGAGCGCGATGGTCAGCAGCGCGAGTTCACCGTGCACTTAGATACCGTCAAGCGCCTTAACCCCCAGGGTGAGCTGGTGGATGCCGGTTCGATTGGTTTGACCAATCAGGTGCTGGATATCGTCGAAAAGCATGACTTTGTCAGTGCTTTCCCGGCGACCTGGGAGTACTCCTGGTTCATGCTCGATGCCACGGTGCAAGGCATTAAGGAATTCCCCTCCAAGATTCCAGGGGTCGTCGCCTCCATCTTTGGCCAAGAGCGCGACGTCAACGGCCCAATGTCGGTCGTCGGTGCCTCCCGTGTTGGTGGCGAGTTGGTCGAGCGCAACCTGTGGGCGACGTTCTTTATGATGCTGGCGACGCTGAACTTCTTCCTTGCGTTGTTCAATCTCATCCCTCTGCCACCTTTTGATGGCGGTCACATCGCAGTGATCATCTACGAAAAGATCCGCGACTTCATCCGCCGCCTGATGGGCAAGAAACCTGCAGGTCCTGCCGACTACACACGCCTGATTCCGATCACCTATGCCATCGCAGCACTGCTGCTGACACTGGGCGTGGTCATCATCATTGCCGATGTGGTTAACCCGATTAGATTGTTTGGTTAG